AGTTTTCCAATAATTTCTATTTGTATTAATATTCTTACGTTTTTATGCCTTTTACATTATATTCATAACCTCCAAAAATTTAATGCGCAAGATGATTGTATGTATTCCTCAATCTTTGCACAATTCACAAGCCAAACAACAAATCCATACTGAGTGGCTCTCCCATTACCGAAGACGTGAAGATCCATGAATTGACCCAGAAGAGAAAATATCTCATGGTCATAGGAATAAACACTGCCGAAATTAAAGAGTTCGAACTACCACAAGGTTTTTTAGCTTTATTATATTTGTGTGTTCTGGGTTACTCGTGGGGATACATACTCCAAGGTTGGATGCATACTAAGCATTTTCATTCTTGATTTTTGGAAACACAGGTGAGAAGAAAAAGGTATTGTAATTcgttttgtgattttcattctatACCGTGTGTTTATGTGTATTCTTGATTATAAAagtgatattttctctattttcctTAAGTGTTTTAAAAgttatattttctctatttttcctaTAATATCTTATTTTGAAAATTCAATAATATTCCAGATACAAAAGTAGTAGagaaaaagaattaaaatgaAGGGTAATGCAAAGACTAAACCTTgtgttaaatttttatttatttattactctTTTATACATAAAATATTATTGTAACATATAGAATAACTATTTGTTGGGTTGAATTTTCATTTATATATTACTCTTTTATATCATAAAATATTACTGTAATATATAGAAGAACTATTTGTTATGTTGAATTATAAATTTCAATATATATAACATATTTTTGGCAGATTTTTTGTTTAATAGTAATGGTATCATTTCTTGGCATGATGTATGATATCATTAAATATGACAAATAGCACAATAAATTACTAATATCAATAGTTAATGTTTACCCAAGCATAtcgaattaattaattattttattttattttcatcgATAAAAGAAGATTTAGTCCTACAATTTAAACATTCAAATTAGCCCGGTAAAGTTTTTGAAAAGGAGCAAAGTATATGCTTCCATgtgtataaaaaataaaaaaaaactgagTCTTGAAAATTGTAGAAAGAAGCAATCAGCCTTAAAAATATAATTAGATCACAATTATGGTTTATGgttgaaaatataaaaaagataaaattgaataaagaataaagatttTTTTAATTGTCAAAATTTTAACAATAAATTTTCattcatatttatttttttaagaccGCGCGAAGTAGATTATATAACAATCATACACAGTTTTATATATATTACATTCGCCGACTATTTTTAGTTAGGGTGGCTAATTCTTCAAAAAATTAAGGGAGGGCTTGGCAAAAGACTTACTGGTGATGGTCTTTTCCAAATAGTGGAGTGAATGGACCTTTCCTAACATTTATGTTTTAGAATCCCTTTTCTAATGCTATCAAGTAAACCAATTAGATATTATTAATAGTGTTATCATGTTAACTATTTCTATACTTCAAGAGTGAGTATTTTGAAGGAGAGCCATGGAAAATCAGTAAAATTGTCTGTGTGACTtctaggtcacgggttcgagccatggaagcaatcattaatgcttgcattaagATAAGATGTTTACAAAACATCCCTGGCCCTTCTCCGGTGTTTTGTTCACTAGGCTACCTTTTTTCAAGAGTGAGTATTTTGTGGTCATTAATTTTAAATCACACTTCCTCCCAAAACTAGTCGAAGAAAGTAAAATATCTAAGAGTATTTTAAGTCAAGTTTCATCTTGACAATCTAATATCAAAAGAGCATATTTATTGTGACACGATATTCCAAATTACACGCTAAATGATGATATCTTGTACCAAAAAAGCTACTAATTGATGATATCTACAGTATGTTCTGCTCAGGATGTTACATATTTTTCCACCAAAGCTCCAACCCAACGTCATCACAGCAATAGATTTTCGTCCTTTTATTATGCAGGAATAACACACTGATAATTTTCCAGAGTTCAGCATAGAATAGGACTGGAGGGACCTGATCCTTCCCTTCCCTTTTCCCTTATGTAACTTCCCAATGTATCTACATGCATTTTAACAGGGAAACCTTACCACATTTATACACTTGACGTGAAGTGTTTTATTCTCTATACAAGTAGGTAGCTCTTTGTAGATGAAGATTTAAGTTCGGAACATTTCCAGTAAGCCTCCGAAGAAAAAGCTTGTCTTAGCCAGACCACCAGTTTCAGGTACTTTTGCAGATGCTGGGGCTTTCTTCACATTAAGCATCATTGTCTGTCCAATTTCTTCTCGCAGTCTTTCAATTGTCTTCATCTCTACAGGGTTTCCAGATGCATCTCGTACGTAGAAGACATTCTTTGCTTTCTCTCCGATAGTTGTGACGCCAGCTCTAGTCACTGATAGCCCATTTTCTCGTAGGACTCTCGTAACTTCAGAAAGTAAGCCAATTCGGTCCTTGGCACATAACTCTAGACTAAAACCCTGCATATCAAAGGAATCAAGGCCTAGTGGCATTAAGAATTTGAGGTTGAAGGTTCGTGCATGCCATAATGTTATTAATTGAACTAACATGTGAATGCTTGAAAATCTGATAATATTTGATGAAAAAGGTACGAGTAGGAAGTACAGTATTAGCCATGCCTAATTTTTCCGAAGTATAATGTTAGAGGACCACATCTTGCCGCCAAACTTTCCCATTCATCCCAATCTCAAACTAAAAGATTGCACATGGGGGTCTATTTGATCCCGAAGTATATAGACTAGTCCTCGATTCTTTCGTAAAGTGAAACCTTAACTACGAGTTACTTTAAGTTAGAGACCTTTGTCTATTTGATAAAAGTATTCAGAATGGGGGTGGGACTGGGGCTGGGGGGCTTGATGAAAGTAGCAAGCTTGGATCGGCACCGAGGCTAATCATAATCTTGAGAAGCATTTAAGACAATAATTTAGAGAAGTGAATAATCTCCCTTACCTCACTTATCCTTCGCCGAATCGCAGCTTCAAGACACTTCACAACCTTTTTCTCCTCTTCAGATTCCAGAGTGCAACCATCCATGTGGCGGATAAAATATTCCTATAAATTCAGTCGTCCTCATATTACATACTGCCTACTGGACTTAAAGCCTAATAACACTTCCATCAGTGATTCCAATGTTGAGCCACTTTGAAACTGGAAAGAACTTTAGGTATTAAAGCATAAGCTAAActagactttttttttcttttttcttttttttgtgtgcgtgtgtgtgggggggggggggggggggttcataTATTTTATTTCCTTTGGGAATGTGATTAAGAATTACACTAATCAGTAACCCAAAACAAAAAGATGACGGATGAAAATACTTCTAAGGTAGACATGTTTAATAGGAGTTTTAATGGGGTAAAGGTAGTTTCAGAAACTCAAGCAAGGCAATCATATCACTGATGCTTTCGGTTCTGATCTTTCTGCTCTCACTGAAAAAATTGAGACCAATTGGAGCTCCCTCTATAACAATTGAACTTTTATTTAATAAGATGATACTAACTAAACAGTGGCGGATCCAGAATTGACATTGTTAAATGGAAATTTCTTAAAATAGAAGTATTGTTAAATAGAATGATTTATCCTCCATATGTTAGTTTATCTCATACAGAATATGCCTCTTAGcagactttttttttcattttttttcaattttttttttcagacTAGCAATCATCAGAACAACATAATGAGATTACCTGTGATGCATAGGGACCATCAGATGAGATAGTGGCATGGAAAACAGCATACTGCATGTCTGTGAGGGTGCATACAATGTCAAACATAAGCTTTGGTCTATCCTTGCAACTTACACTGACCACTGAGTACCCTTTCTCGACACAGCTTTCAATTCTGACTTCTGGTTTGAAGCTAGGAGGGTATTCTATCTCCATTTCGAGACAACCACCTTCGTAGTCCCTATCAGCAAAGAACATCTGATGAAGCCGCCGATCAACATGAGTACTGCCAACTGTGAAAGTAGCATGAGCCCCACTCTCATCATCCTCCCGTCCACGAAGAATGTTATTGAGTTGCTCTTCCATGACACATAATCTGGATTCTTCATCCACATCAAGTGAGGAACAATTATCATTGACATAAAGGACACATGCTGTGCGCCTATTATGGGTCCAAACTTCAGCAGCAGCGACATTAAAATGAAGATTGGCTAGTACAGCAGAAATTTCAGATAAAAGACCCGGACGATCGCTTCCTATAAGCTCAATGGTGGTGTAATCTCCCACAGAGTTCACTCCTACCTTTCTACCTGGACAAGGCTTCAATATGCCTGATGTGTAACCTTCAGGTCCTAGCGCCTAATgtaagaaatttattgaaatcGTTAGTAACTTGGATATAACTAGGTTCTTGCTTAGGGTAGCTACTTTTTAAGTTTCAGTCACTTGGATGACACACCTACAAGGGCTAAAGCATTTATTGGGGATAAAATAGGATTTTATTGGGTGACTACCAGGGTACATATATGCTCTTGCATACAAAGTTCAGGAAAGCCTAACTACAACTTGTGTGAAAAAACCTGCAGTAAAAGCGAGGATTATGACAGCAATGAGCTCATGACTGAAACAGATAAGAGAAATAGGCAAACCCAGACACATTAGTAGAGCACTATTTAGTTTGTGGAATTGGGAACTCTTGTCTAACAATGAGCAACTATTCTGTAACATTTTGTCACCAAGGATTTGTGAATAGTTGCTTGACTTTTGCTGTGCTCTGAATAGTCATAGAGTCCCAAAAGTAAAACTCTGATATATGCTAGGTGAAAAAAATACATGAGAAGAAATGTCATTGACAATGCCTGCATATAAACCCAAAGTACATAACATCAACTACAATGGCTAGCTTGGAGTTGCATGATATTTTAGCAATTTCTAGAAGATGCTACGTTTTAATTTATCCCTCTTTCCCTTCTTTTGTATACTATCATACGAGAATCTGTCAAAGAAGATTGTTGTCTTATCCTCGCATTACTTGTGTAGAGGCTATAAAAATATGAAATCAGAAGGCAAGAAAAACAAGGGATACTTTACCTTTTCTATATGACCAATAGTGTTGCTGTCTGTAACTTTGTTGCCTTGTTGATTAGTAACATGAAATACTgttaaaaatgaaatgaaaacttGTAAGAAATTTCCCAACTGTGTGCCCTAAGTCTAGTATATTATATGCAGATGGGACAGAGCAAGAAAAGAGTGTTAATGGGGAAACAGATTATAAGGTTGAGACTTTTGTAAAATGGCCAAGAAAGGGCAAAAGTGAATATGGTATACATGGCCACCAATTAACACATACTAGTAAATCTATAACCACCAAGGTGGAAGAAACTTGAATTTGGGTATTTAGTTGGATAGCAGTCCAAGCTTGTAAAAGAAATAGTGTAGAACATGATCCATATCTACCAGTGGCGAAGCCAGAAGTTTATACAATGGGGTTCAGAAAATACTAGAATGTCacatttgggatttgaacctgTGACCTAAAATAATTTTGAACCTCCTTTACCACTACACTAGAATCTTCTCTTATGCCAAGGGAATTCAACAGTTCATATATAACCAAAATAATTCATTTTAGCCCTGTTTTGACGAAGGGGATTCAATTGAACCCACTTACTTATACCTAGCTCCACCCCTGACAGTAGCAGCTCTTGAATATGCAACTAAAAATACTTGGATGCGCCTCGTCTAAAAGCTTCAACACctgaaaatactaatgagaaACAATACTCACCATCCATGAACCACCCGCCATCAGAGGATATGTAGGCTTTGGTAATTACAAGATCAAGGTCTGTTAGGATTTGCACCACTTCCAGCAGTATTCCAGGTTTGTTGACACTGTCAACCTGAGGAAAACAACGAAAACCTCAGTGGTACTTTTGAACACCTCAGTACCTAAAAAGGCGCAAGAGGTAGTTCATTAATAATGTACTTTATGTTACCCATATAAAAAATGTATCAACTACTTTGACAAAAGCAACTGAATGATATAGAGTTAATGTGGGACCCCTTATCTGACTCATACTAGTGATTCAAATCATGCCTATCAAATCACCAGGCTCTAGCTTACAGATATTAGTAATTCCTACTTGCGACAGCAGATTGTGTTCAAAAAGTTTGACCAATaaaatttgtgaaagaacttTTTTTAATATACTCCTTTCTTTCAGTAAAACTTTTGATCATGCACCATAGCAGGCTCAGATGACCAGACACACACTAATCTTACAAGAATAATCGTTGTAAAATTAAGAGCTTATTGAACTGTGGTGAAGTGAGCTTCGTCTCATCAAAGGTGCTGTGGATccttgaaataaaaaaataaggacTCAATCACTCAAAGATTCTCAAAGTTTACCTTCACTAGTGTGCAATCCTTGCAACTCGCATTGTCCACAGATACCCTAATAGCATCAAATAATCATTAGTAAAACCACATGAAAACAGCTGAGGGTCTTAAATATGAAGTAATTTAATTGACATCCATGATTTTCTTTCATTGGTTCAAAGGAGACCGACAGGTTTCCATATCCTGGTTAGGTAACATCCTAAACCACAACGAGTAATATCTAGGCTGGCCAatgaaagtaaaataaaatatagtgaAGGCAAGGAGTGGATGTTGCAAAAATGGAAAAAGCTAAAAGTAGAGAAGCTCAACCTTGGAGGATTTATTCTGATACTTAAGGTCTCATACTCAGGATCGAAATAAGGCCCATATCTTCTTGCCATATGAACAACACTTCTGTAGTCAATAAAAATACTTCCCTTTCTTCCTTTACATAGAAAGTAGCCAAATTTGCTCTATAGCAGCTGACTGGCCTAATCCATGATGACAGCAATAGCAAATTAAAGTGGCATTTTACCTGCCAAAGATGACCTAATAAAAGCGCAAGTAAATGTACGTGGGTGAAAATAGCAGTCCATTGAAATATAAATTCAATAAACCGATGTACTTTTACAGCTAGATTGTCCGTAAAGTATTTAAAGCTTCTGGTTATTATGCAAGATGTATGGATGGAGGATGAAGCACATAGTTGTACTACTACTGATGAGAGAACCAATACTGTTCACTCAATTTTCATGACATGCTTCACATGATGGTAGAATATAGTCGAATCTAGATTCTAGAAAGGAATAATCAAAATGCAATCCTGAGATCAAAGAGAAAGTAACATGAATCCATAATCTAAAGCCATTCCTTGTTAGCTTTTACCTAAAAAATTTCATGCAGATCAAAGTTTTTAGTTCTGTCATTGCTCTGATTACCAACTTGTTGAGGAAAAGTCTATCTATCAAATGCAAAGCAGAGATTCAAGAATAAGGACGAAATGCGCAAGCTCCTGGGCTTTAACTCCCAGGTCCTTGTAAAATACTCATAGTAGAATACAATGTTCTTAAAGCTAGTACTATCGAAAGTTCATCTGaattatgaaaagaaagaaataaaggaactaaaatgaaaaacaaatgtCTTCCAACAATCTGGTTACACTTCATTTTCTATTTCTTGGATAAGTTACTCAATAGGAGACGTGTAAAACAATCTCAACAAGAAAAGTGTTTGTTTGTATTTGTTGGAACAAGATTGGGCATGTTGACAATTGTTAGAAAGTGAAGGATTTGAGTGAGAAAGAATCTGGGGGAAGGTAAATTAAAAGGATTTGATTCCTAGACTTTGAGACAGTAGCAAGATTCCGGGTATCAGTCTCAATCAGGATTTCTTAACCGCATAATTTTTAACGGTCCTGATTCAACAACATAAATTCACCACCAATTTGACCATCAAATCTAATCCATAGAGAGATGCGTATCCAACTCCAAAAACTCCTCCACCACCAAAACACTATCTAACATTAAATATACctttaacaatattaataagTACACGCTAATTACATCCTAAACACATCTCCATACTAATAAGTACTCACTAATTACATCCTAAACACATCTCCATAAACAACTAACAAAACATTTTCTCAGAAATCAGTTTCCAAGAAAACAACAGTTTGAGGTCAACAACAATGAAGTTACTAGAAGCTTCTTCTTAATTTGCAGAATATCGGTATGAACATAAGCTTAATCGATATACTCAAGATAAGAAAAAGCTTTAAGTTTTTAACTCACAGATACTGTGAAATTTCTGGAAATTCAGAGAAAATCCGAGGACAGAGCCGCCTGCAAAATCATGGAGAAGCAGAATCAAATTCGCACATTCTTTCCAGTAATTCTGTATGTCTATGTTGAAGAGAAAACAGAGAAATAATGCTCAAAGTTCACCTTAAATAAGGAGGAAAAAGGGAAAGGTGGAAAAGCTTTCGACGTAGGAGTAGCACTTTGCTGTGAAGAAGTGCTCCTCCTCCGTTTCCACTTTCCACTCTCTCTCTCTGTCCCACTCTTATAAGGCTTAAGTGCAGTTTTGCTATAGCTAAAGTGCGGTGTGTTTGTGTGTAAATAATTTCCCCGCCCGCTCTTTTGAGACATTATTAGAGAATATAATGAGTGTTTTTAATTAAGCTAATGACGCGACGACCAAACGTTCCTCTGACGCAGATACAGCTCTGAGACGCTATACGTCTCTACTCTCTCTGTAGCGCGTGAACTACCATCTTCTTTACGAGTTGAGTCCGCTTCAAGGTAAGGCTGCTTATCGGGCACTTGATTTATCGGTTATCAACTCGTAAATGTACTAATTCGCTAGCCACTCAATAAGATATCGGGTCGGATTAGTGATTATCGAGTGGTTTATCGgtaaatcaaataaacaataatatTGATATAAGTAAACAAGACAATGAATAATAGATAGACGATTCAATTACAATCATACTCAAGTAGGGTAATGAAGCTCTAATTGTTAACGAcagtttcttcttctttaattattttaCAATAAGCAAGCTAAAATACTAATTGGGATTTTTAATCAGTAATACAAGTTCAGTTAACATATATTTTGGATAAAATTTTGCATAAGTTGCCAAGTTAAATGATCTATTTGAGCAGAAAGATAACAAGAACTTTCTAGATCTGTTTAGTCCTGCCCCAAAAAGTTACGATGAAGTTGAAGCTTAGACAGCTAAAAAGTTACTTCCTTGTAAGTCTGATTGGTGTCGTCATTTCCTAAGAGGATTGTTGAGAGAAATAGAAAATGTTGCTGAGTGCTGCTGATATTAAGGGAAATAAGAAACTAAGGTTTTAAATAGTGAAagaagtaaaaatataaatataataattcTTAATAGATTAACTGTTTATCCAATAAGAAAATTAAGTAATCCGCCTCCGAATCGATAAActattaattataaaatttcaatccATTAACTAATTGTTAATTCGATAATCCAATACCAATAAGTCAATAAACCACTTTTGTGATTCGGTTATCGGTTACGGGAACATTCTACGGTATCGACTGATTTTTGTAATAGTGTGTGATCCAATCGAAATTGAATTGAGTTACAATTGAACTCTACATTTATTTTTCGCCTGTAGCATTGaccttttaaaaatattaaatttataatAAAGTCATTGACTAAAATAATATAGGACAATTACCGATTTAAGTTTTTACaccaaataaaattaaattcacaATTAATATTATGTGAACCGCCAGTATAAATAGTAGAATATGTGGTGAATTACCGCCATAAGTACAAAAAAATGGAGCGTAAAATCAGTTCCCTAAATCTATTAGTCTAATCTAAGATACTCCTAGTATGTTTGTTCTTCTCATTTATATAAATTCTAATACACATAACACCATATATTTCATTCAAGGAAATTAAGTAATGAACCGTTTACATTAAAATTGTTAAAATGGTCGGTCAAATTAGGATAAACTGAATACTCCAACATACTCTACGCTACTTTTTGGTAGAACTCTTCACTTTTGCACTACACTTGATTAAATCCTAAGGTTAatgaattaaaaattaatttatctaCTTTTAAGTGCGAATTAGGAATCCAATCATATGCTAATGATAAGCATTTCCTACTATGATAATATTTTAGATCAAGTTTATGGTTCTCTATGATCCACATTAATTAGTCAAAAGTGATCAGAATCATTTAAGCTATAACCAAAAAACGAGATTTGTTTTTTAgttaattgaaaaggaaaaaaagaaagaaagaaaaaccctATCAACTCAAACTTTGCGTATATACTTGAACCAAGAGAAGCGGAATCGCATTCTTAACGTCCCAAATACAAATATTATGCACAGAGTCCACTAACATCAAAGAAAATTTCTACTTGGCTGTGTTTCAATAGATCGTTTCCTCATTGGGAAGAATAATGATTCAAcatcatttttcctttttccaGAATATCATTTATTTAGTAAATTTAAATCTCTTAACGTTCTCTAATATGATTCGTGATTATGCTATTTGCCTACCCCTTTTAAAGGAATATGATGTGATCTAGAGGTTAGTAAGTTGAGACTATTTTGGGACATTTCTGTAAGATTCTTTTTTCATAAACCACTATAATTTAGAGTCTAATAACTATAGTTTGCATAATTACCATTCGTAGCTACTATTCAGTTAGTAAAATCATATTCTTCTTTTTTACCAATTATGGGTATTATGATTCTAATGAATaagttttttttctctctcttgtgtgcaacaaaataatttttaaattatgagaaaagtTAGATACATTTTGCTCCATGCATTTTTCAATCTGTGACATATGGTCCTGGCCTCTGAGTTTCTGCGATAAATTCATAAACACTCCAATATATACAAAAGCCTCTAGTGAGATTATTGCTTTTCATCCAAATTTCACACAGTTATAGTAAATAGTAATTCTTTTACTCCCTAaaaaggaagaggaagaagaagggtGTGGCTAGGAATCTAGGGTGTTAAAGATGTTAGAATAGCTTGTACTTTTATATTTTACACCTTGCACCCTTGTTAGAATAGATGTATAAATGCAATACTTAGTACTCACCCTTATTAGTGTAAGAATGCAGCATTATCCCCTGAACTGCCTCCTTTTTGTGACAAATGCAGTTGCTCTGTTAGATTTATGTGGTGTCACTAGGCATAAAACCATGCTTTTCCCCAATGCAAccattattttttgtttttttaattatagTATATTTGAAGTTTACTGACCCGATTAATCTAAACTCGCGTCGGATAAGCCTCTAAGGGATAAAATGTTGCCTCTTCGTTTGTTCTCACTTGTGCTCAAACACACCTAGCGACTTTATCTTTTCATTCTCCGAATCAGAAATCCCATTCTTTTTCATAATCTTAATTTTTGTCATTTGGTCATATTGTATTATTGTGTTGCTATAACACATTATTACACTTTACCTAGAGAGTTTCTTCACCATTACTATAACATTTTGCCTAGAATCACTTTTTATGAAAAAGTGTCCACTACAACCACAATCTCTCCAACTTGTTGAACTATTTTGCTATGAAATGGCTATAGTAGAGAACTGTTGAAGATTCAAAGACGACATGTTGGTTGGATCTAATCAAGATTTGATAGGGTTGCGTCATAGCAGCCATAtatgagtccggaaccaaaatgtggttcttttggactcaaagtacACAAATATGTggtaaaaaaaattacatttttatatatagcgccacattacctggcgctatacattaacagtaacggcaccgttaatgtatagcgccaagtATTATGGCGCTATACTGTAAAATCTGACACCGCCAGGTacagcgccacaatacctggcgctatacatacatTATTAaagtatagcgccaggtattgtggcgctatacataCATTTTTTAAACCCCTTCCgttttatcgggaacccagttcatcaggcaCACGGTTGGTACGTCCCATATGCCGGGAGACATGATGCCCTGGTATGTTTTATGTTATTATTAGTTATATACCTGTAATTTAGTGCcaaatatgtagtttatattttttactttgtgcaggtgattggattgcataccgtctatcatatggggcagcagatgcagagttatgtccacgatCTTGTGGCCATGCAAGAGTATAGTCGTCGATTCATGGATGTGGCTTCCCATACACTGCAGCGAACCCGatcggatcagcgtttggcacacgAGGCTGATTATATGGACCCAGCGCAGTACCATCGAGGTCGTGGTATCCCACGAGCTGGTGGTGGCCGACGAGCTGGTGGTGGCGGACAACGTggtcgtgggcggagaggaggtggtccccagcaagggggcgttgaggctcctactgatgatgttgctgctgatatggcaggtggcatgcatgagacggACATACCGTCTTATAGCCTTGAAATTTATCGCACTCCAGTGccatcgcaggtgaccccatcgggtcaattATTGATCACGGGCTCGGATATTCAAAGAGTGGATTGGGGTAGATACTTCTCAGGCCCGTCTACCACTGTTGAGGATCGACCGACCCGAGATTTTTATAgtgggcgccgactgagttatggctccacatcacatgcgcaggtatgagtttattactattgaatttgaatttgttttaactgtaacttatttattttctttaactttattaatttcctttttaaggctTCATACGATGCAGCGACAAATGACTACATTCAGTATCTAGAGATGatgatggtaagacaatataaattgttgtgaattgctatgtagttttctatactaagtttcatattattatgtagccttctactggagcTGACAGCACCACTGATACATGTCATCCTGCGTCGCATCCGGctataaggagacgacttgatgatgatgatcctgatagcgtacccgggcgggaggggatgcgcctcaggccagcagctgcattgagacacaccggatgcgggacacattgacatggtgtaaataatatttttgtatacattaacaacaatatttaattgaatatgcgcattactttttttagttctccattcgtttgatagtttcataaaataaaatttagtacaacacaagcacttaaacttaacttctacttcagttaaaataaaatttagtacaacaaacaaggaaaacattactacagcacaaacacaatcacaaacacaaacatagcaggccaacataataaaaatacatgaaatatgaaaaatacactaaacacatacatgccaatgtttagccccggttgctatttattctccgctccaaccacttaaatcgttctt
Above is a window of Nicotiana tabacum cultivar K326 chromosome 8, ASM71507v2, whole genome shotgun sequence DNA encoding:
- the LOC107818440 gene encoding ACT domain-containing protein ACR3, producing the protein MARRYGPYFDPEYETLSIRINPPRVSVDNASCKDCTLVKVDSVNKPGILLEVVQILTDLDLVITKAYISSDGGWFMDVFHVTNQQGNKVTDSNTIGHIEKALGPEGYTSGILKPCPGRKVGVNSVGDYTTIELIGSDRPGLLSEISAVLANLHFNVAAAEVWTHNRRTACVLYVNDNCSSLDVDEESRLCVMEEQLNNILRGREDDESGAHATFTVGSTHVDRRLHQMFFADRDYEGGCLEMEIEYPPSFKPEVRIESCVEKGYSVVSVSCKDRPKLMFDIVCTLTDMQYAVFHATISSDGPYASQEYFIRHMDGCTLESEEEKKVVKCLEAAIRRRISEGFSLELCAKDRIGLLSEVTRVLRENGLSVTRAGVTTIGEKAKNVFYVRDASGNPVEMKTIERLREEIGQTMMLNVKKAPASAKVPETGGLAKTSFFFGGLLEMFRT